The proteins below are encoded in one region of Fulvia fulva chromosome 9, complete sequence:
- a CDS encoding Hydrogenase maturation factor HoxX: MKILFLCTAHNSLSQRLYLALSRTHDVSIEFALFDELMVTAVALFGPDLIICPFLTTLVPKEIYEEYLTLIIHPGPPGDAGPSALDWVLMGDDGATDDPEELLRKLDMETSCSPGRTHWGITVLQAIEQFDAGPVWAFEQFELDIDQAGLTKSELYRGPITQSAVTATLAAISRIQAVGSIQPKNGPSHSQHFAPTLKAEADYSRLSVTSNRPFQGGKLHHRPLLKAAHRQFDVTRHTAQQISRCIRSGDSQPGVLTKVFGINLYVYGGVLDDNADGRLPTTIGKMPLPILGFRNEAVCLSTSDGKGVWITHVRRLKAKADKALWPKVSATFGLLDLGLITAQDITALHWPLAMDWKLSAARTFQEVWVEWSVDDKLNKTAYLYFDFYNGAMSTEQCSHLIDAMDFIVAESTEQSSVQAVVLMGGSYFSNGIALNVIEAAQDPAMESWLNINRIDDAVHYLLHDFPSRSIVTVAAIRGNAAAGGVALATACDIVVAGSSVVLNPAYRAVGLYGSEYHTLSYYGRCGKINATKILTSMTPLSPLQAQSIGLVDYVFPGTGTMLEDYIKTHIDYLLKPGIFTRGMWKKNIDLSPAALARARANELGEMSLDFWSARSARYHSRRFDFVRKVKSTKTPLRFAIHRRMFDDTRKDEEETEDFDSVERFQQLAQEKLIADLRNKLANDVGEAIAYRDERARRDSIRLDRKIETVFSCYYKPTLEDVPTPPESPLSPIETFDRFSFM, encoded by the exons ATGAAGATCCTCTTCCTCTGTACTGCACACAACTCGCTCTCACAGCGCCTGTACTTGGCGCTCTCCCGCACCCACGATGTCAGCATCGAGTTCGCATTATTTGACGAGCTCATGGTCACTGCTGTCGCTCTCTTCGGCCCAGATCTCATCATCTGTCCCTTCTTGACGACTCTGGTTCCAAAGGAGATCTACGAGGAATACTTGACGTTGATCATACATCCTG GACCACCTGGTGATGCAGGACCGAGTGCTCTTGACTGGGTACTTATGGGAGATGATGGAGCCACGGATGACCCAGAGGAGCTACTGAGGAAGCTCGACATGGAAACTTCTTGCTCGCCAGGACGCACTCACTGGGGTATCACCGTCCTACAGGCTATCGAGCAGTTCGACGCGGGTCCGGTCTGGGCGTTCGAACAGTTCGAGCTTGACATTGATCAAGCCGGGCTCACCAAGTCGGAACTCTATCGAGGACCCATCACGCAGTCGGCAGTCACTGCTACACTCGCAGCCATCTCACGCATTCAAGCCGTCGGCAGTATCCAGCCCAAGAACGGTCCATCTCACTCGCAACACTTCGCTCCTACTTTGAAAGCCGAAGCAGACTATAGCCGTCTATCTGTCACCAGCAACAGACCATTCCAAGGTGGCAAGCTTCACCACCGTCCGCTGCTCAAAGCTGCTCACAGGCAATTCGACGTTACCCGGCACACTGCGCAGCAGATCTCTCGATGCATCCGCAGCGGAGACTCCCAGCCTGGTGTGCTGACCAAGGTCTTCGGCATCAACCTCTACGTTTACGGCGGTGTGCTTGACGACAATGCTGACGGCCGTCTTCCAACTACGATTGGCAAGATGCCTTTGCCCATTCTGGGTTTCCGCAACGAAGCGGTTTGCTTATCGACCAGTGATGGGAAAGGAGTCTGGATTACTCACGTCCGCCGTCTGAAGGCCAAAGCCGACAAAGCTTTGTGGCCTAAGGTGTCGGCCACCTTTGGCTTGCTGGACCTTGGCCTCATTACTGCTCAGGATATTACTGCACTGCACTGGCCACTTGCTATGGACTGGAAGCTCTCCGCCGCAAGAACATTCCAGGAAGTCTGGGTGGAGTGGTCTGTTGATGACAAGCTCAACAAGACTGCCTATTTGTACTTTGACTTCTACAATGGCGCCATGTCGACTGAGCAGTGCTCTCACCTCATCGACGCCATGGACTTCATCGTGGCCGAGTCGACTGAACAGAGTTCGGTACAGGCTGTCGTCCTGATGGGTGGCTCGTACTTCAGCAATGGCATCGCTCTCAACGTTATCGAAGCTGCTCAGGATCCGGCCATGGAGTCTTGGCTCAACATCAATCGCATTGACGATGCGGTGCACTACCTCCTGCACGACTTTCCCTCTCGAAGCATCGTCACCGTCGCAGCCATCAGAGGCAACGCCGCAGCTGGCGGCGTCGCACTCGCAACAGCCTGTGACATCGTCGTCGCTGGCTCAAGCGTAGTCCTCAACCCAGCCTATCGCGCCGTAGGCCTCTACGGCTCCGAGTACCACACCCTATCCTACTACGGCCGCTGCGGCAAAATCAACGCAACCAAGATCCTAACCTCCATGACCCCCCTCAGCCCACTCCAAGCCCAATCCATCGGCCTCGTCGACTACGTCTTCCCAGGCACCGGCACAATGCTCGAAGACTACATCAAAACCCACATCGACTACCTCCTCAAACCAGGTATCTTCACGCGCGGCATGTGGAAGAAGAACATAGACCTCTCCCCAGCAGCACTAGCCCGCGCCCGAGCAAACGAGCTCGGGGAGATGTCGCTCGACTTCTGGAGCGCTCGCTCAGCTCGCTACCACAGCCGTCGCTTCGACTTTGTTCGTAAGGTCAAGTCCACCAAGACTCCGCTCCGCTTTGCGATTCACCGCAGAATGTTCGACGACACCCGCAAAGACGAGGAAGAGACCGAGGACTTTGACAGCGTCGAACGTTTCCAGCAACTCGCGCAAGAAAAGCTCATCGCAGACTTGCGGAACAAACTGGCGAACGATGTTGGCGAGGCTATTGCGTACCGGGACGAGAGAGCGAGGCGGGACTCTATCAGACTTGACAGGAAGATTGAGACGGTGTTTTCGTGTTATTACAAGCCGACTCTTGAGGACGTTCCTACGCCGCCAGAGTCGCCGTTGTCGCCGATTGAGACGTTTGATAGGTTTTCGTTCATGTAG
- a CDS encoding Alternative oxidase, mitochondrial, translated as MNCSRTVSTSTLLTKQSAAQVLKALNGSTTVAYSRPAFLGLQQQWTARSFSTSKPTQWKEFFPKPDAPSIRETKPAWEHPVYTEEQMKQVEVAHREAKTLSDKVAVGFVRTLRWGLDIASGYTKNSGGMTERKYMIRNIFLESVAGVPGMVAGMLRHLRSMRTMKRDNGWMESLLEESYNERMHLLTFLKMAEPGWFMRLAVLGAQGVFFNAFFVSYLISPKTCHRFVGYLEEEAVLTYTREIEDIDAGRLPMWSKMEAPDIAVKYWNMPEGHRTMRDLLLYIRADESKHREVNHTLGNLDQANDPNPYVSTYKDPSVPHPGKGLEHQRPTGWEREDVIGKA; from the exons ATGAACTGTTCTAGGACAGTCAGCACGAGCACTCTCCTGACCAAGCAGTCCGCTGCTCAGGTCCTCAAGGCACTCAATGGCTCCACCACGGTAGCATACTCAAGACCAGCCTTCCTCGGCTTACAACAGCAGTGGACGGCTCGAAGCTTCAGCACATCGAAACCAACGCAATGGAAGGAATTCTTCCCCAAGCCAGACGCACCCAGCATTCGCGAGACGAAGCCGGCGTGGGAGCACCCTGTTTATACCGAAGAACAGATGAAGCAAGTCGAGGTAGCCCACAGAGAAGCCAAGACGTTATCTGACAAAGTAGCTGTCGGCTTCGTGCGGACGCTGCGATGGGGTCTGGATATTGCTTCGGGCTATACCAAGAACTCAGGCGGCATGACTGAGCGCAAGTATATGATCAGGAACATCTTCCTTGAGTCTGTCGCTGGCGTACCTGGTATGGTCGCGGGTATGCTGCGGCACTTACGAAGCATGAGGACCATGAAGCGAGACAATGGGTGGATGGAGAGCTTGCTCGAGGAGTCCTATAACGAGCGTATGCATCTGCTCACGTTCCTCAAGATGGCGGAGCCGGGCTGGTTCATGAGGTTGGCGGTATTG GGAGCTCAGGGCGTCTTCTTCaacgccttcttcgtctctTACCTTATCTCCCCCAAAACCTGCCACCGCTTCGTCGGCTACCTCGAAGAAGAAGCAGTATTGACCTACACCCGCGAGATTGAGGACATCGACGCCGGCCGTCTGCCTATGTGGTCCAAGATGGAGGCCCCAGACATCGCAGTCAAGTACTGGAACATGCCCGAAGGCCACCGCACAATGCGCGACCTCCTGCTCTATATCCGTGCAGACGAGTCGAAGCATCGCGAGGTCAACCACACACTGGGCAACCTCGACCAGGCGAACGACCCCAATCCATATGTCAGCACGTACAAAGATCCCAGCGTGCCGCATCCTGGCAAGGGTCTGGAGCACCAGCGACCTACCGGCTGGGAGCGCGAAGATGTTATCGGTAAAGCTTGA
- a CDS encoding FAD-binding monooxygenase moxY: MGSIDEDVHLKGNNHTSLKTSTIIEVVDDVSQPPIDDTKTYQPRWVYPHPTEFKVSEHPIDEVKTLKVAVIGGGLAGITAGILLREKVPGIDLTVLEKNADFGGTWYENRYPGVRCDIPAHVYQSTFSPNTQWSEEYAQGHEILVYWQSVAKKYDLYKNTRFQSKVLGAHWDDHRAQWRIEIEDLGANTRSAEHYDFVLTAIGHFNEWKLPDYPGINEYQGHLRHSSNWDPAFDPVGKRIATIGNGASGIQVTAELQKLASHVDHYARNRTWIAGSFNPAAQDRQQTPIAIPDEQREAFKDPQTYLKFRKELENNFFRGFDGQLIESQASKEATQNFIELMRKRLTGKPELLNDLVPDFPPHCRRLTPGPGYLEALTADNLSLIQTPIERFTADGIVTVDGVHRPVDAVICSTGANVNYAPPFPITSGDLDLSRDWRPDGKFGWPYSYLGISTPGPNPAGPSGTVPHAVETQVTYVAKMLRKMSSQRIRTITPLKSATDDFVAYADAFFPRMNVSLNCSSWSNGGRPGARIHGHWPGSGAHINHVRREPRWEDFQYTYDRPENMFAYFGNGQTAKEQDPNSDMTPYLKLAGENDLRDLHERWWDL, translated from the exons ATGGGGTCAATCGACGAAGATGTACACCTGAAAGGTAACAACCACACATCCCTCAAGACCAGCACCATCATCGAAGTTGTGGACGACGTCTCGCAACCACCCATCGATGATACCAAGACGTACCAGCCAAGATGGGTATACCCGCATCCTACAGAGTTCAAAGTGTCAGAGCATCCTATCGATGAGGTCAAGACCCTCAAG GTCGCGGTGATCGGCGGTGGCCTAGCAGGAATCACGGCTGGAATTCTGTTGCGTGAGAAGGTGCCTGGAATTGATCTCACAGTGCTTGAAAAGAACGCTGACTTTGGAGGGAC CTGGTATGAAAATCGATACCCTGGAGTGAG ATGCGACATTCCAGCACATGTCTATCAATCGACCTTCTCGCCCAATACGCAATGGA GTGAGGAATACGCCCAGGGTCATGAGATCCTGGTTTATTGGCAGTCCGTCGCCAAAAAATACGATCTTTACAAGAACACTCGCTTCCAATCGAAGGTCCTCGGCGCTCACTGGGATGACCACCGTGCACAGTGGAGGATCGAGATCGAGGATCTCGGTGCCAACACCAGAAGTGCTGAGCATTACGACTTCGTGCTGACAGCCATCGGACATTTCAACGAGTGGAAGCTCCCCGACTATCCTGGGATTAACGAGTACCAAGGTCATCTGCGTCACTCCTCGAACTGGGACCCGGCATTTGATCCTGTTGGTAAACGCATCGCTACGATTGGCAACGGGGCAAGCGGTATACAGGTCACCGCAGAGCTGCAGAAGCTAGCATCGCATGTTGACCATTACGCGAGAAATAGAACATGGATAGCCGGCTC CTTCAACCCAGCGGCGCAGGACCGGCAACAGACGCCCATCGCCATCCCGGATGAACAGCGTGAGGCATTCAAGGACCCGCAAACGTACTTGAAATTTCGTAAGGAGCTCGAAAATAACTTCTTTCGCGGCTTCGATGGACAGTTGATAGAATCCCAAGCAAGCAAGGAGGCCACGCAAAATTTTATCGAGCTGATGAGGAAGCGCCTGACAGGCAAGCCAGAATTGCTGAATGATTTGGTGCCCGACTTCCCTCCGCATTGCCGTAGACTGACCCCAGGACCCGGCTATCTCGAAGCCTTGACAGCAGATAATCTTTCCTTGATTCAAACACCGATCGAGCG ATTTACTGCTGATGGCATTGTAACGGTGGACGGAGTGCATCGCCCAGTGGATGCGGTGATATGTTCGACAGGAGCCAATGTAAACTACGCGCCACCCTTCCCTATCACTTCAGGAGATCTCGATCTATCACGAGACTGGCGACCGGATGGCAAGTTCGGATGGCCCTATTCGTATCTTGGAATAAGCACACCGG GACCCAACCCAGCCGGCCCGTCAGGAACTGTGCCTCATGCAGTGGAGACGCAAGTCACTTATGTGGCGAAAATGCTGCGCAAGATGTCATCGCAGCGCATACGAACAATAACGCCGCTGAAGTCTGCCACCGATGACTTCGTAGCCTATGCCGACGCGTTCTTCCCTCGTATGAATGTCTCGTTGAACTGCTCATCCTGGTCGAATGGTGGACGTCCCGGAGCACGCATCCATGGTCATTGGCCTGGAAGTGGTGCGCACATCAATCACGTCAGACGCGAACCGCGGTGGGAAGACTTCC AATACACGTATGATCGGCCCGAAAATATGTTCGCGTATTTCGGAAATGGGCAGACAGCGAAGGAACAGGACCCAAACAGCGATATGACACCGTATCTCAAGCTTGCCGGTGAGAACGATCTGAGAGATTTACACGAGCGATGGTGGGATCTTTAG
- a CDS encoding Trans-enoyl reductase, whose protein sequence is MSVEVQRLPLTSAFYDLDDALQKDIDWGTATPISHDEHIESDFSSAAYKRGTKRPAVVDVIPSHQKALLLHELRQPFVKQDHAVPQINGPEEILIEVQAIGLNPIDWKSVDYGFGIPVLPYVSGRDFAGVVVKAPLSKSHIQEGDTILCPSTDYRDLRKAAYQEYAIASHSTVCRLPRHVSTSQGAAIGVAYVAAALAMGVCLGLPMPALGSNTGPDILDIVRSTPLGSLPADTVAECIAIKASERPKAGDWIVIWGGSSTSALFLSQIAKLAGLRVILVVDVAKHGAWLIDTSGCVCIDSHDAERAVHVICGIAGSDLRFGVDTVGKETSEHLAQCLAHDTKDGSTKAHLVGLAALPKQRKDGIVYHSVPVKLFHEVPRVGSSLMSWLEEALESRAISLPRIEEAPGGLEGINAALDRMRQGHVSGKRLVVPLPWRADTISIYPC, encoded by the coding sequence ATGAGTGTGGAAGTCCAGCGCTTGCCGCTGACAAGTGCATTCTACGATCTGGACGATGCGCTGCAAAAGGACATCGACTGGGGCACGGCCACGCCGATATCTCACGACGAGCACATTGAGTCCGACTTCAGCTCTGCTGCCTACAAACGAGGGACCAAGAGACCTGCAGTAGTCGACGTGATACCCTCACATCAGAAGGCGCTGTTGCTGCATGAGTTGCGGCAACCTTTCGTCAAGCAGGACCACGCAGTGCCGCAGATCAACGGCCCAGAGGAAATTCTGATCGAGGTCCAGGCCATCGGGCTCAATCCAATAGACTGGAAATCTGTCGACTATGGGTTCGGGATCCCGGTGCTGCCGTATGTCTCGGGCCGTGATTTTGCAGGTGTCGTTGTGAAGGCGCCCTTATCGAAAAGCCATATACAGGAAGGCGACACGATACTTTGTCCTTCAACAGATTATCGGGACTTGAGGAAAGCGGCATACCAGGAATATGCGATTGCGAGCCACAGCACTGTGTGTCGGCTGCCTCGACATGTCTCGACATCGCAGGGTGCTGCCATCGGCGTGGCATATGTTGCAGCAGCTCTGGCAATGGGCGTCTGTCTAGGGTTACCAATGCCAGCGCTCGGATCGAATACTGGACCCGATATACTTGACATAGTCCGAAGCACGCCGCTCGGTAGCCTTCCAGCAGACACAGTTGCAGAATGTATAGCCATCAAGGCATCCGAGAGGCCGAAGGCAGGTGACTGGATTGTGATTTGGGGCGGGTCCTCAACGAGCGCACTGTTCCTGTCCCAAATTGCCAAGCTAGCCGGACTGAGAGTCATCTTAGTTGTTGATGTGGCGAAACATGGAGCGTGGTTGATCGATACCAGCGGTTGCGTCTGTATCGATAGTCATGATGCCGAAAGAGCTGTCCATGTGATATGCGGAATCGCGGGCTCCGATCTGCGGTTCGGCGTTGATACTGTCGGCAAAGAGACTTCAGAGCACCTCGCGCAATGCCTGGCACACGACACCAAAGACGGGAGTACCAAAGCGCACCTGGTCGGGTTGGCTGCGTTGCCGAAGCAGAGAAAAGATGGCATCGTGTACCACTCTGTGCCCGTCAAACTGTTTCACGAGGTTCCAAGGGTCGGATCCTCGCTAATGTCCTGGTTGGAGGAAGCGCTGGAATCAAGAGCCATCTCGTTGCCGCGAATTGAGGAGGCGCCTGGTGGCCTTGAGGGCATCAATGCAGCTCTGGATAGAATGCGGCAAGGTCATGTCTCAGGAAAGAGGCTTGTGGTGCCATTGCC
- a CDS encoding Acylphosphatase gives MRAFSTITYRMSKRISFKVEGVVQGVNFRSWTEQKANGLNVTGWVKNADDGTVIGEAQGDQSSLDKFVQHLNMGPQPAKVKKVDRKDIDSKDGESSFGQ, from the exons ATGCGAGCCTTTTCCACGATCACCTACAGAATGTCGAAAAGA ATTTCGTTCAAAGTCGAGGGCGTTGTCCAGGGCGTCAACTTCCG ATCATGGACTGAGCAAAAGGCGAATGGCTTGAACGTCACTGGCTGGGTGAAGAACGCAGACGATGGCACA GTCATCGGCGAGGCTCAAGGCGACCAAAGCTCCCTGGACAAGTTCGTCCAGCACCTCAATATGGGACCTCAGCCAGCGAAGGTCAAGAAGGTCGACCGGAAGGATATCGATTCGAAAGACGGCGAGTCGAGCTTTGGCCAGTGA